The window GGCGCACCCACCGACCTCACCGACCGACCGCTCAACCAACTGTACGCCCAGAGTTGGAACACCCCGGGACTCGAGAAGATGATCTCGATGAGCACCCACGGTCCCGACCCCCAACGCGGTCTCGACCCCAACCCCCTGCTGATGCGACGGTACAAAGACAACCCCTCCAACTACGACAACTACTGGAACCCGAAACTCAACGAACTCCTCGACAAACAGCGTCAAATCACCGGCAACGACCAAAAACGCCAAGAGCTAGTCAACGAGGCCCAAGCGGTGTTCGCAGAAGACGTGGGCGGCATCATCTCACTGTTCTCTGACGTTATCACCGCCGTCAACACGAACAAGTGGAACGGCTACGTGAAGACGCCCGGCAACGGCCCGACCGGCGACTCCTTCCAGTGGACGGAAGTGAACCTCCAACCGAAGACGGATGAGACGACGTTCGTCAAGGGGACCACTACGTCGATGAACTCCCTGAACCTCCCGTGGGCGGCTGGTGGTGCCGAGGAGAAGCGACTCAAGTACGTCTACGACGGTCTATTCGACGCGTCACCGGACCTCGAAATCGTGCCCGCACTCGCAACGAACGCAGAGTTCGCCGACGACACGACCGTCGACGTCCAACTCCGAAAAGGCGTAAAGTGGCACGATGGCGAGTCGTTCACCGCAGAGGACGTGAAGTTCTCCGTCGAACTGTATATGGAGAACACCTCGACCAGTCAGGCGACGTTCTACGACCCCATCGAGAGCGTCAAAGTTAACGGGACCCACAGTGTCACATTCAACCTCAAGCGACCGGACGCGTCGTTCCTGACCCAACGCGTCGTCCGAAGCGCCATCATTCCCAAGCACAAGTGGAAGGACGTGGACAATCCGTCCCAGCACAACCCGAAGAATCCGGTCGGTACTGGCCCGTTCAAGTTCGAAAACTGGGATCAAGGCTCTCGGTTCGAAGTCTCGGCGAACAAGGGCCACTGGATGTTCGACGACCAGTGGCGCAAGAAGACGCTCGGCGACCACGCCGCGAGCGGCGACGGTATCGACCGCATCGTCTGGGTGAACGTCGGCAACGTCGATGCGCTCATCGGTGCCGTCCAGAACGGTAAAATCGACGCCATCGGCTCGACGCTGTCGAACGGACAGGCAGACCGTGCGGCCTCGACCAGCGGCATCGAGAAGAAAGTCACCAAGAACTTCGCACCGCTCGACGCGAAACTGATGTTCTCCGCGCCGCTCATCCGGGACAAAGAGTTCCGGGTCGCGCTGGCGAAAGCGACCGACGCGAAGGGCTTCGTCGAGGACGTGCTGTCGGGACGCGGAACCCCCGGCAAGAACAACCCGATTTCACCGCTCACGCAGTGGCACAACGCCGACACCAAAGAGTACGGGTACAACGTCGAGGAGGCCCGAACCATCCTGAAGAAAGCGGGCTACACGTGGGACGACAACGACAACCTTCGGTTCCCGAACGGCGAGGCGTGGGGTGCGTTCGTCGAACGCGTCCAGAACGGCAACACGCACAAGCGCCGTGAAGAACTCGGCCAGAAGGACTTCTCGAAGTCCGGGTCGTAACCACCCACTCCACTATCGATTGACAGACAGAATCTACTCGAGTTTACGTACATGCCAATCACAAACCATACACAACCGCTCGACGGACTCACGGTCATCGACGCCGCTTCGCTGTACGCCGGACCGCTCTCGGCGATGCTGCTGGGCGACTTCGGCGCTGACGTGATCAAAGTCGAGCATCCAGAATCAGGGGACGCCCTCCGGGACTTCGGTGAGGGTGACGAATCACTGTCGTGGAAGTGGGTCAACCGCAACAAAAAGAGCGTGCCGCTCGACCTCCATACCGAGAAGGGCCAGCGACTGTTTCGCGAACTCGTCGCGGACGCAGACGTGCTGGTCGAGAACTTCCGGCCGGGAACGCTCGAACGCTGGAACGTCGGCTGGGAGACGCTCTCGGACGTGAATCCCGGTCTCGTGATGGTTCGAACCACGGGATTCGGCCAGACGGGACCGTACAAGGACCGCCCCGGTTTCGGCACGTTAGTCGAAGCGATGAGCGGGTACGCCTATTCGACAGGACAACCGGACGGCCCGCCGACGCTTCCGCCCGTGGCGATGGCTGACTCCATCTGTGCGCTCCACTCGGTGTACGCCACGATGATGGCGTTGTACTGGCGGGACACGAGCGACGGTACTGGCCAGTACATCGATTCGGCCATCTTGGAGAACATGTTCGGGTTGCTCGGCGACCACGTCATCGAACACCACCAGCACGAAACCGACCACCGGCGGTCGGGCAACCGGAGCAGTCGAACCGCCCCGCGGAACACCTACCAGACGAAAGACGACCGCTGGGTCGCTATCTCGGGAAGCGCCCCGAGTATCGCCGACCGAATCCTCCGTATCGTCGGTGGCGAGGAACTCGCAGAAGACGAGCGGTTCCAGACGATGGACGACCGACTCGCGCACGTCGAGGAGTTAGACGAAATCATCGGCGACTGGATGGCCGACCACACGCGCGAGGAAGTCATCGACATCTTCGAAGAGCATGAAGCGGCCATCGGTCCGGTCTACAACATGGCCGACATCTTCGAGGACCCGCACTTCGAGGCCCGCGACTCGGTCATCACCGTCGAAGACGGCGACGAGGAAGTCGGGATGCGCGGCGTCTTCCCGAAACTCTCGGAGACGCCCGGCGAGGTGGTTCACGCCGGTCCAGACATCGGCGAACACACGGTCGAAGTCTTGGGCGAGCAGACGGACCTAACTGCCGAGGAGATTCGAACGCTCGCCGACGAGGGCGTCACCGCCGTCGATGAGAACGCGGCGAACACCGTGGAGAGTGAGAGCGATGACTAGCGGTCTCAGGCGCTCGTTCCTCTACACGCCCGCCGACGACCCCGAAATGATGCGGAAGGCCGCGAAGACCGACGCGGACGCCGTCATCTACGACCTCGAAGATGCGGTTCCGGACTCGGCAGTTCCCGAGGCCCGAGAGAACGTGGCGGACGTGACCGCGACGGCCGAGTTCGGCGACACGGAGCGATGCGTTCGCATCAACGGCGCACAGACCCAGCGATGGTTGAACGACCTGCTCGCAGTGGTCGAGAGCGACTCGGATTCGGTCATCGTTCCGATGATCGAGACGCCTAGCGAACTAGAGACGTTCGTCTCGGTCGCTCGGCAGGCCGACGGTGAGACGCCGGAGTTCATTCCTATCGTCGAAACGCCACGCGGGCTGTTTTCGGCGGTCGAAATCGCAGAACGCGGCGGTGAACTCCCGGAAGTAACTGGCTTCTCGTTCGGATTCGGCGACTACACGCGCGCCATCGGCGCAACCGGCCGCCCCGAACGAGTCTTGGAGTTCGTGAGCCAGCTCACGGTCGGTGCCGCCGCAGTCGGTGGTCTCGACCCGATTGCGACCGTCTACCAAGACTTTCAGGACACGGACGGATTGCGTGAATCGGCCCGGCGGGCCCGCGAAATCGGGTACGTCGGACAGAAGGCAATCCATCCTGCTCAGATAGAGGTGCTAAACGACGTGTACACGCCGACAGCGGACGAGGTCGAACAGGCACGACGATTCGTAGAGCAGTTCGACGCCTCGGCGAGAGACTCGCTCGTCGTCGACGGCGTCTTCCTCGACACGGCCATCGTCGAGCAGTACGAGACGGTGCTGGCTCGGCACGAACAAGTCGAGGAGGTGAGCGGATGAGCAGTTTCCAGCGGTTCTTGGCGAAGCGGGTCGCCATCGCGATGATGCTAACGTTCGTCGCCGTCTCGATAATCTTCGTCGTCCTCCGGATGCTCCCGGGAAGTCCGTTCGAGGCGCTCATCACGGCGGGCAATCTCACGCAGGACCAAGTCGACCAGATTATGGCGCTGTACGGTCTCGACAAGCCGCTCTGGCAGCAGTACGTCATCTACCTGAAGAACATCCTCACCTTCCAGTTCGGCTACTCGATTCTCCAGAGCCGGCAGGTGTGGTCGATCCTCGCGCCGAAACTGGCGAACACGCTCGTCCTGCTCGTGCCCGCACTGACTACGACGGCCATCCTGAGCACGCTGCTCGGCATGTACGTCGGCTGGAACCGCGGGTCGAAACTGGAGACCATCAGCATCATCGGGACGACGTTCCTTCGCTCGACCCCCGTGTTCATCACAGCCATCTTCTTCGTCATCATCTTCTCCTACACGCTGGGCGTCGCCCCGGCGTTCGGAATGCGGTCGGTGACGGCGTCACCGGACGGACTACTGGAAACGTATCTCTCGATGGACTTCCTGCACCACTACATTCTGCCGTTCACCGTGACGGTGCTGTTCTACAGCGGCGACTTCCTCCTGCTCGCCCGCAACGGCGTCGTGGAGAAGAAGGGTTCTGAGTTCCTCAAACTCCATCGCGCGAAGGGTCTCTCGGAGAACGAGCAGCTGATGCGCGCCGGGCGGAACTCGATGCTTCCGGTACTCACCTACTTCGCGCTCCGACTCGGGATGATATTCCAAGGCCTCATCCTCCTCGAAGTCGTCTTCGCGTGGCCCGGCATCGGCCGGGCGCTCGTGCTGGCGATCCAACAACAGGACTATCCACTCGTGCAGGCTGCCGTCTTCATCATGGCACTTGCGGTCATCGTCATGAACCTGCTCGCAGACGTCTTGTACGCGTACTTCGATCCGACGGTCACGGTTGATGGAGGTGGTGCCTGATGGCAACCTCCTCTGTCACGT is drawn from Halorussus halophilus and contains these coding sequences:
- a CDS encoding ABC transporter substrate-binding protein; the encoded protein is MPERSQTDETPDGQTGNSGLSRRQYLQASALASTAGIAGLAGCNGNSSENNSDNNQSNSGGTDAKAQVPEGVQEQVETKYWHDWSNIDADKPPMEYTAKAGAALDPVTMEYSSEDDPWMREHALMMKRAVEDLGAPTDLTDRPLNQLYAQSWNTPGLEKMISMSTHGPDPQRGLDPNPLLMRRYKDNPSNYDNYWNPKLNELLDKQRQITGNDQKRQELVNEAQAVFAEDVGGIISLFSDVITAVNTNKWNGYVKTPGNGPTGDSFQWTEVNLQPKTDETTFVKGTTTSMNSLNLPWAAGGAEEKRLKYVYDGLFDASPDLEIVPALATNAEFADDTTVDVQLRKGVKWHDGESFTAEDVKFSVELYMENTSTSQATFYDPIESVKVNGTHSVTFNLKRPDASFLTQRVVRSAIIPKHKWKDVDNPSQHNPKNPVGTGPFKFENWDQGSRFEVSANKGHWMFDDQWRKKTLGDHAASGDGIDRIVWVNVGNVDALIGAVQNGKIDAIGSTLSNGQADRAASTSGIEKKVTKNFAPLDAKLMFSAPLIRDKEFRVALAKATDAKGFVEDVLSGRGTPGKNNPISPLTQWHNADTKEYGYNVEEARTILKKAGYTWDDNDNLRFPNGEAWGAFVERVQNGNTHKRREELGQKDFSKSGS
- a CDS encoding CaiB/BaiF CoA transferase family protein encodes the protein MTNHTQPLDGLTVIDAASLYAGPLSAMLLGDFGADVIKVEHPESGDALRDFGEGDESLSWKWVNRNKKSVPLDLHTEKGQRLFRELVADADVLVENFRPGTLERWNVGWETLSDVNPGLVMVRTTGFGQTGPYKDRPGFGTLVEAMSGYAYSTGQPDGPPTLPPVAMADSICALHSVYATMMALYWRDTSDGTGQYIDSAILENMFGLLGDHVIEHHQHETDHRRSGNRSSRTAPRNTYQTKDDRWVAISGSAPSIADRILRIVGGEELAEDERFQTMDDRLAHVEELDEIIGDWMADHTREEVIDIFEEHEAAIGPVYNMADIFEDPHFEARDSVITVEDGDEEVGMRGVFPKLSETPGEVVHAGPDIGEHTVEVLGEQTDLTAEEIRTLADEGVTAVDENAANTVESESDD
- a CDS encoding HpcH/HpaI aldolase/citrate lyase family protein; the encoded protein is MTSGLRRSFLYTPADDPEMMRKAAKTDADAVIYDLEDAVPDSAVPEARENVADVTATAEFGDTERCVRINGAQTQRWLNDLLAVVESDSDSVIVPMIETPSELETFVSVARQADGETPEFIPIVETPRGLFSAVEIAERGGELPEVTGFSFGFGDYTRAIGATGRPERVLEFVSQLTVGAAAVGGLDPIATVYQDFQDTDGLRESARRAREIGYVGQKAIHPAQIEVLNDVYTPTADEVEQARRFVEQFDASARDSLVVDGVFLDTAIVEQYETVLARHEQVEEVSG
- a CDS encoding ABC transporter permease; the protein is MSSFQRFLAKRVAIAMMLTFVAVSIIFVVLRMLPGSPFEALITAGNLTQDQVDQIMALYGLDKPLWQQYVIYLKNILTFQFGYSILQSRQVWSILAPKLANTLVLLVPALTTTAILSTLLGMYVGWNRGSKLETISIIGTTFLRSTPVFITAIFFVIIFSYTLGVAPAFGMRSVTASPDGLLETYLSMDFLHHYILPFTVTVLFYSGDFLLLARNGVVEKKGSEFLKLHRAKGLSENEQLMRAGRNSMLPVLTYFALRLGMIFQGLILLEVVFAWPGIGRALVLAIQQQDYPLVQAAVFIMALAVIVMNLLADVLYAYFDPTVTVDGGGA